From the genome of Candidatus Roizmanbacteria bacterium, one region includes:
- a CDS encoding Dna2/Cas4 domain-containing protein yields the protein MQLSKTEYMMFLKHPAWLWLKKHDKGKLPPVDDALQAMFDDGHEFEKYAEQLFPDATTVGFSFEENNYRTMPVRTKEVIESGAKIILQGRLEAGEITCIFDVIERVGESEYDLYEIKSSTEVKEDHILDLAFQTVVLEKAGLKVRKVFVVHVNNKFERAGDVEVAKLATQTEVTDQVKAKLEYTKKQIQHALMVAHSPLPPDFSPRHVGLRALDEWMAIYEAMFPQDHPHNIFKLTHLNPQIVGELEDLE from the coding sequence ATGCAACTGTCTAAGACCGAGTACATGATGTTCCTCAAACATCCTGCGTGGTTATGGCTCAAAAAACACGACAAAGGCAAGCTTCCTCCGGTAGATGACGCTCTGCAGGCGATGTTTGATGACGGACATGAGTTTGAGAAGTATGCCGAGCAACTCTTCCCCGATGCGACGACTGTAGGCTTCAGCTTTGAGGAGAATAATTATCGTACGATGCCGGTGAGAACCAAGGAGGTTATTGAGTCTGGAGCAAAAATAATTCTTCAGGGACGGCTTGAAGCGGGAGAGATTACCTGTATCTTTGACGTTATCGAGAGAGTAGGGGAGTCCGAATACGATCTCTATGAAATTAAGTCCAGTACCGAGGTTAAGGAAGATCATATCCTAGATCTTGCATTTCAGACCGTTGTTCTGGAAAAAGCAGGACTTAAGGTTCGGAAAGTTTTTGTCGTTCATGTGAATAATAAGTTTGAGCGAGCGGGCGACGTCGAGGTTGCAAAGCTCGCAACGCAGACCGAGGTCACCGATCAGGTAAAGGCCAAGCTCGAGTACACCAAGAAGCAGATTCAACATGCCCTGATGGTCGCTCACTCACCACTTCCTCCGGACTTTTCGCCTCGTCATGTGGGGCTACGAGCTCTTGATGAGTGGATGGCGATCTATGAGGCGATGTTTCCACAGGATCATCCGCACAACATCTTTAAGCTGACACATCTTAATCCACAGATTGTGGGAGAGCTCGAAGACCTCGAGTAA